A window of Nicotiana tabacum cultivar K326 chromosome 24, ASM71507v2, whole genome shotgun sequence contains these coding sequences:
- the LOC142178123 gene encoding uncharacterized protein LOC142178123, producing the protein MEHLIRTGSDHAPLLMICGANTTHLVKPFRFLNFWIKHETFKDVVFQNWVANFIRDPLWIFKQKFRMVKIALSKWSKLAYGDILKQLAIKEDIVKIKEILFEEEPTIDNKIILQKAQAELKRYLNIEEQYWKQKAGMTWFAEGDRNTRFFHNHVNGKRRKLKLNRIHNGDGVWIETQDLLDKEAVDFFQNKFSHEGDPTSFDLLSNVPSMIISRVMHDRLEKIFPPLISSNQSGFVKGRTIFENMLLTQEIVTDIRLRGKPANVVIKLDMAKAYDRVS; encoded by the exons ATGGAACATCTCATAAGAACAGGTTCAGATCATGCACCTTTGCTGATGATTTGTGGAGCTAACACAACACATCTTGTGAAACCTTTTCGATTCCTAAATTTCTGGATAAAGCATGAGACTTTCAAGGATGTAGTTTTCCAGAATTGGGTAGCAAACTTCATTAGAGATCCATTATGGATATTCAAACAAAAGTTTAGAATGGTGAAGATAGCACTTTCTAAATGGAGTAAGCTGGCATATGGAGATATATTAAAGCAGCTTGCCATTAAGGAAGATATAGTTAAAATCAAGGAAATATTGTTTGAGGAGGAACCAACAATTGACAACAAAATTATCCTCCAAAAGGCACAGGCAGAATTGAAAAgatatttgaacattgaggagcaatACTGGAAACAAAAAGCAGGCATGACATGGTTTGCAGAAGGGGATAGAAATACTAGATTCTTTCACAACCATGTCAATGGCAAGAGGCGAAAATTAAAACTTAATAGGATCCATAATGGAGATGGAGTGTGGATTGAAACACAGGACCTATTGGACAAGGAAGCAGTAGATTTCTTTCAAAATAAGTTTAGTCATGAGGGTGATCCAACAAGCTTTGATCTTCTGAGTAATGTTCCTTCTATG ATCATATCAAGGGTAATGCATGATAGGTTGGAGAAGATTTTTCCTCCTCTGATCTCCTCCAATCAATCTGGATTTGTTAAAGGAAGGACTATCTTTGAGAATATGTTACTTACTCAAGAGATTGTAACTGATATAAGGTTAAGGGGGAAGCCAGCTAATGTTGTGATCAAGTTGGATATGGCTAAGGCTTATGATAGGGTTTCATAG
- the LOC142178124 gene encoding uncharacterized protein LOC142178124 — MEHAFFIVALMESFQKTEHIQRYRRILGMDNAYSNINGKIWLFIDSVVEWELLIYTEQHVTIKVYHKDIGKYIIMTFVYAKCSSLERLELWDNLYNRANDMKMPWVVGGDFNVILSEEAKIGGLPVYPTEYEDFSSCVNSSGLFDLGYKGNPITWWNSRPNAECILKRLDRIIVNLPF; from the coding sequence ATGGAGCATGCATTCTTCATAGTTGCACTAATGGAATCATTCCAAAAAACTGAGCACATTCAGAGATACAGGAGAATTCTAGGAATGGACAATGCATATTCAAACATAAATGGCAAGATATGGTTGTTCATAGATAGTGTGGTTGAGTGGGAATTACTGATTTATACCGAGCAGCATGTGACTATCAAGGTCTATCATAAAGACATTGGTAAATACATTATTATGACTTTTGTCTACGCCAAATGTTCTTCACTTGAGAGGCTAGAATTGTGGGACAACTTGTATAATCGTGCTAATGACATGAAAATGCCTTGGGTAGTTGGTGGAGACTTCAATGTTATATTGAGTGAGGAAGCAAAGATAGGAGGCCTACCAGTTTATCCCACAGAATATGAGGACTTTTCATCTTGTGTAAATTCAAGTGGATTATTTGATCTTGGTTACAAAGGAAACCCCATTACATGGTGGAATAGTAGACCAAATGCTGAGTGTATTTTAAAGCGGTTGGATAGGATAATAGTCAATTTGCCTTTCTAA